Proteins found in one Acidimicrobiales bacterium genomic segment:
- a CDS encoding ribose-phosphate diphosphokinase has protein sequence MELTPTKRLDLYAGRSHPALAEEVAAHLGVTLGNPNLREFANGEVHCRFDESVRGADIFIMQTHCGPVNDAVMEQLIMIDAAKRASAKRITAVCPFYGYSRQDRKAEGREPITAKLVADMLTVAGADRVVSVDLHSGQIQGFFDKPVDHLMAMPVLVDYLRANAGDDLVIVAPDAGRVKVAERFAQHLNADLAFVYKRRPKGEANQVQALGVIGDVDGRHCVVIDDMIDTAGTICAAAGALRDKGAVDVWAMATHGVLSDPATDRLKNAQISRVVVTNTLPIDPEKQIDKLEVLSVAKIIADAIDAVFEDTSVSEIFGGENQA, from the coding sequence ATGGAGCTGACACCGACAAAGCGGCTCGACCTGTACGCCGGGCGTTCGCACCCGGCGCTGGCCGAGGAGGTGGCTGCGCACCTGGGCGTGACACTCGGCAACCCCAACCTGCGCGAGTTCGCCAACGGCGAGGTGCACTGCCGCTTCGACGAGTCCGTGCGCGGCGCCGACATCTTCATCATGCAGACCCACTGCGGCCCGGTGAACGACGCCGTGATGGAGCAGCTCATCATGATCGACGCCGCCAAGCGGGCCTCGGCCAAGCGCATCACCGCGGTGTGCCCGTTCTACGGCTACTCCCGCCAGGACCGGAAGGCCGAGGGCCGCGAGCCCATCACGGCCAAGCTGGTGGCCGACATGCTCACCGTGGCGGGCGCCGACCGGGTGGTCTCCGTCGACCTGCACTCGGGCCAGATCCAGGGGTTCTTCGACAAGCCTGTCGACCACCTCATGGCCATGCCCGTGCTCGTCGACTACCTACGGGCCAATGCGGGCGACGACCTGGTGATCGTGGCCCCCGACGCGGGCCGGGTGAAGGTGGCCGAGCGCTTCGCCCAGCACCTCAACGCCGACTTGGCCTTCGTCTACAAGCGGCGCCCCAAGGGCGAGGCCAACCAGGTGCAGGCGTTGGGCGTGATCGGCGACGTCGACGGCCGCCACTGCGTTGTCATCGACGACATGATCGATACCGCGGGCACCATCTGCGCAGCGGCCGGAGCGCTGCGCGACAAGGGTGCTGTCGACGTGTGGGCCATGGCCACCCACGGGGTGCTCTCCGACCCGGCGACCGACCGCCTCAAGAACGCGCAGATCAGCCGGGTGGTGGTCACCAACACCTTGCCGATCGACCCGGAGAAGCAGATCGACAAGCTCGAGGTGCTGTCGGTGGCGAAGATCATCGCCGACGCCATCGATGCGGTGTTCGAGGACACGTCGGTCTCGGAGATCTTCGGCGGCGAGAACCAGGCCTGA
- a CDS encoding DUF222 domain-containing protein: MVGELREVVEKLEVPFDGEGLAEALKVADLLNAKLAAAVGAFDAEALWELDGATSMTAWLRHHAGMTSSSAKTTASTARKLRSLPLTSEAWLSGAVSGGQVQAIVRNATPEFAEHEAAVVPALVDLSVADTALAMQQWKAMLDIEPTFERGVHLSQTLDGQWELTGSLDPLAGETVATALRLAMVDDPDVLPSQRRADALVDVCRFFLDQQSGRRGGRHRPHLNVVVDYEALLARKGGSFVGGGPLDGASVQALACDAAIHRVVTDGRSTILDYGTSTRTIPAPLWSALALRDRHCRFEGCDRPSQWCEAHHVVPWHDGGMTSLDNLVLKCSRHHHLGHQPGWSEKLKPDGTLVITDPRGRTRTTGPPGALTQICSSHAGKLGP; the protein is encoded by the coding sequence GTGGTCGGGGAACTGCGGGAGGTCGTCGAAAAGCTGGAGGTCCCGTTCGACGGGGAGGGCTTGGCCGAGGCCCTGAAGGTGGCCGACCTGCTGAACGCCAAGCTGGCGGCCGCGGTCGGTGCGTTCGACGCCGAGGCCCTGTGGGAGCTCGACGGAGCGACGTCGATGACGGCCTGGCTCCGGCACCACGCAGGCATGACGTCGAGCAGCGCGAAGACGACGGCTTCGACGGCAAGGAAGCTGCGGTCGCTGCCCCTCACGAGCGAGGCATGGCTGTCTGGCGCCGTGTCGGGCGGACAGGTGCAGGCCATCGTGCGCAATGCGACGCCGGAGTTCGCGGAACACGAAGCGGCGGTGGTGCCCGCGCTGGTCGACCTGTCGGTGGCCGACACTGCGCTGGCCATGCAGCAGTGGAAGGCGATGCTCGACATCGAGCCGACGTTCGAGCGGGGCGTGCACCTCTCGCAGACGCTCGACGGCCAATGGGAGTTGACCGGCTCGCTCGACCCGCTGGCCGGCGAGACGGTGGCCACGGCGTTGCGCTTGGCCATGGTCGACGACCCCGACGTGCTGCCGTCGCAGCGGCGAGCCGACGCCTTGGTCGACGTGTGCCGCTTCTTCCTGGATCAGCAGAGCGGCAGGCGGGGTGGACGACACCGCCCTCACCTCAACGTCGTGGTCGACTACGAGGCCTTGCTGGCACGCAAGGGCGGCAGCTTCGTCGGCGGTGGCCCGCTCGACGGTGCGTCGGTGCAGGCGCTGGCGTGCGATGCGGCGATCCACCGGGTGGTGACCGACGGGCGAAGCACGATCCTCGACTACGGCACCTCCACCCGCACGATCCCGGCGCCCTTGTGGTCGGCGCTGGCGTTGCGGGACCGGCACTGCCGCTTCGAAGGGTGCGACCGCCCGTCGCAGTGGTGCGAGGCGCATCACGTGGTCCCGTGGCACGACGGCGGCATGACGAGCCTCGACAACCTGGTGCTCAAGTGCAGCAGGCACCACCACCTCGGCCACCAACCGGGCTGGTCCGAAAAGCTCAAGCCCGACGGCACCCTGGTCATCACCGACCCACGGGGCCGCACCCGTACGACCGGACCGCCGGGGGCACTAACGCAGATCTGCTCGAGTCACGCTGGCAAACTCGGCCCGTGA
- a CDS encoding ABC transporter substrate-binding protein, with product MSRLRRFDPATGSALMTLAVVVVVGLLLSLGTIFPPGGRLATSAADGDTPGEVAGTDGGGGAGGTADSAAGGGGGGGAAAGGGGGTGPGAVAAKPGQACEAGRNGGNTDVGVTGNRVKLAATIVNDGPGASFLAPVRIGMNAVVNRVNGAGGVCGRQLELRLRNDSWNATLGAQYIQNFVESEKVFALSVVPSSEGLRSADDYIERQKVPVVGTDGMLIHQYRNPWIWPVATSTISAMHIMAKNAADRGAKEFGIVFDSQYHFGVEGAYAYNQAVKRLVNKDVDGYDPSLKTCTRRFCGIQPNKTSYTSEARDFNSACGMNSTTNAGGRCDFVAILLEPDTALSWFAAGRGANPGIGFGGAQPLFTRDFAEKCRSSCKGMWVWTGYNPPIEQYAGAGPVSEYVAAVRKESSSADVTNQFLEGGYVGMGLLVEALKKVGPNLTRDNLRTVLDSMTYNSGLSAPLTWKPGNHFANSSAQAFEIQYEQSFTGWRSRTPLIPDPWVGQDIPPGE from the coding sequence ATGAGCCGGCTGCGGCGCTTCGACCCCGCCACCGGCAGCGCCCTCATGACGTTGGCCGTCGTGGTCGTCGTCGGGCTGCTGCTATCGCTCGGCACGATCTTCCCGCCGGGAGGACGACTGGCCACTTCCGCTGCCGATGGCGACACGCCCGGCGAGGTCGCAGGCACCGACGGTGGTGGCGGGGCCGGTGGTACTGCTGACAGCGCGGCAGGTGGCGGTGGCGGAGGAGGTGCGGCGGCCGGAGGTGGCGGGGGCACCGGTCCTGGCGCCGTGGCCGCCAAGCCGGGGCAGGCCTGTGAAGCGGGTCGCAACGGCGGCAACACCGATGTCGGCGTGACGGGGAACCGGGTCAAGCTGGCCGCCACCATCGTCAACGACGGTCCGGGCGCCAGCTTTCTCGCCCCGGTGCGTATCGGCATGAACGCCGTGGTGAACCGGGTCAACGGCGCCGGAGGCGTCTGCGGCCGCCAGCTGGAGCTCCGCCTTCGCAACGACTCGTGGAACGCCACCCTCGGTGCCCAGTACATCCAGAACTTCGTGGAGAGCGAAAAGGTATTCGCCCTCTCCGTCGTGCCGTCGTCGGAAGGGCTCCGCAGCGCCGACGACTACATCGAGCGCCAGAAGGTCCCCGTTGTCGGCACCGACGGCATGCTCATCCACCAGTACCGCAACCCGTGGATCTGGCCGGTGGCGACCTCGACGATCTCGGCCATGCACATCATGGCCAAGAACGCGGCTGACCGCGGGGCCAAGGAGTTCGGCATCGTGTTCGACTCGCAGTACCACTTCGGGGTCGAGGGTGCGTACGCCTACAACCAGGCCGTGAAGCGGCTGGTGAACAAGGACGTCGACGGCTACGACCCCTCCCTCAAGACGTGTACCCGGCGCTTCTGCGGCATCCAACCCAACAAGACCAGTTACACGTCCGAGGCACGTGACTTCAACAGCGCCTGCGGCATGAACTCGACCACCAACGCCGGGGGGCGTTGCGATTTCGTCGCCATCTTGTTGGAGCCCGACACGGCCTTGAGCTGGTTCGCCGCCGGTCGCGGGGCCAATCCTGGCATCGGGTTCGGCGGAGCGCAGCCCCTGTTCACCCGCGACTTCGCCGAGAAGTGCCGCAGCTCGTGCAAAGGCATGTGGGTGTGGACCGGCTACAACCCGCCCATCGAGCAGTACGCAGGCGCGGGCCCGGTGTCGGAGTACGTGGCTGCCGTGCGCAAAGAATCCTCGTCGGCCGACGTCACCAACCAGTTCCTCGAAGGCGGCTACGTCGGCATGGGCCTGTTGGTCGAAGCCCTCAAGAAGGTCGGGCCCAACCTGACCCGCGACAACCTGCGGACGGTGCTCGATTCCATGACGTACAACTCCGGCCTGTCGGCGCCGCTCACCTGGAAACCCGGCAACCACTTCGCCAACTCCAGCGCCCAGGCATTCGAGATCCAGTACGAGCAGAGCTTCACCGGATGGCGCAGCCGCACGCCGCTGATCCCCGACCCGTGGGTCGGCCAGGACATCCCGCCCGGCGAGTGA
- a CDS encoding AURKAIP1/COX24 domain-containing protein encodes MGSLIKKRRKRMRKKKHKKMLKATRWQRRAGK; translated from the coding sequence ATGGGATCTTTGATCAAGAAGCGCCGCAAGCGCATGCGGAAGAAGAAGCACAAGAAGATGCTGAAGGCCACCCGCTGGCAAAGGCGGGCTGGCAAGTAG
- the pth gene encoding aminoacyl-tRNA hydrolase, whose translation MLRGRTGTPADLLVVGLGNPGAQYARTRHNVGAEVVERLAARYGERLKMGKERSLVCEARVDAGRYRVALALPQTYMNDSGLAVAPLVRRFGVEDLHRLVVVHDELDLPVGRMKVKVGGGLAGHNGLRSIKAHLKSDDFVRIRIGVGKPPGGKEQGANHVLKPPGKAERTELDVVVEEAADAVEAILRDGAAAAMNRFNT comes from the coding sequence TTGCTCCGAGGCCGCACGGGCACGCCTGCCGACCTGTTGGTCGTCGGGCTCGGCAACCCGGGCGCACAGTACGCACGCACCCGCCACAACGTGGGCGCCGAGGTCGTCGAGCGGCTGGCTGCCCGCTACGGCGAACGCCTGAAGATGGGCAAGGAGCGCTCGCTCGTCTGTGAGGCGCGGGTCGACGCCGGTCGCTACCGGGTGGCGTTGGCCCTTCCGCAGACGTACATGAACGACTCCGGCCTGGCCGTGGCGCCGTTGGTGCGCCGGTTCGGGGTCGAGGACCTGCACCGGCTGGTGGTGGTGCACGACGAGCTCGACCTGCCGGTGGGGCGGATGAAGGTCAAGGTCGGCGGCGGGCTGGCCGGCCACAACGGCCTGCGCTCCATCAAGGCCCACCTGAAGTCCGACGACTTCGTGCGCATCCGCATCGGCGTGGGCAAGCCGCCCGGCGGCAAGGAGCAGGGCGCCAACCACGTGCTGAAGCCGCCGGGCAAGGCGGAACGCACCGAGCTCGACGTGGTGGTGGAAGAGGCCGCCGACGCCGTCGAGGCCATCCTGCGCGACGGCGCCGCCGCCGCCATGAACCGCTTCAACACGTGA
- a CDS encoding sugar phosphate nucleotidyltransferase has translation MSQRPLSAVVLAAGEGTRMRSSRPKPLHLLCGRPMVLHVLDALVELEVERVVVVVGHMAERVTKTLQELAPPNIAIDFVEQHVQRGTGDAVSVALTGFPDDDVDDGDIVVLPGDTPLLRPPTLAALVRDHRTADAAASVLTARIEDPTGYGRIVRDKNGRVARIVEHGDASDDEREIDEVNTSIYCFRRSVLAPALRRLSPENAQGEYYLTDTVAVLHDAGYPVISRVVDDPMEAAGVNDRAQLAIAEAELRDRTNERWMRRGVTMLDPERTYIDASVDLGTDVTLFPGTMLQGSTVVGAGAELGPDVRLVDCVVGERAVVEQAVARQAEIGADARVGPFAVLSPGAHVAPGTVTGPFFAAGDEDGD, from the coding sequence ATGAGCCAGCGCCCGCTTTCCGCCGTCGTCCTCGCTGCGGGTGAGGGCACCCGCATGCGCTCGTCGCGGCCGAAGCCGCTGCACCTGCTGTGCGGCCGTCCCATGGTCCTCCACGTGCTCGACGCCTTGGTCGAACTGGAGGTGGAGCGGGTCGTCGTGGTCGTGGGCCACATGGCCGAGCGGGTGACAAAGACCCTGCAGGAACTGGCCCCGCCCAACATCGCCATCGACTTCGTCGAACAACACGTCCAGCGGGGCACGGGCGATGCCGTGTCGGTGGCCCTCACCGGTTTCCCCGACGACGACGTCGACGACGGCGACATCGTCGTCCTCCCCGGCGACACGCCCTTGCTGCGCCCGCCGACGCTTGCTGCGTTGGTGCGCGACCACCGCACGGCCGACGCCGCCGCCAGCGTGCTCACGGCGCGCATCGAGGACCCTACCGGCTACGGCCGCATCGTGCGCGACAAGAACGGCCGGGTGGCCCGCATCGTCGAGCACGGCGACGCCTCCGACGACGAGCGTGAGATCGACGAGGTGAACACCTCGATCTACTGCTTCCGGCGCTCGGTGCTGGCGCCCGCGCTGCGGCGGCTGAGCCCAGAGAACGCCCAAGGCGAGTACTACCTGACCGACACCGTCGCAGTCCTCCACGACGCGGGCTACCCCGTCATCAGCCGCGTCGTCGACGACCCCATGGAAGCGGCGGGCGTCAACGACCGGGCCCAGCTGGCCATCGCCGAGGCCGAGCTGCGCGACCGCACCAATGAGCGGTGGATGCGCCGGGGCGTGACCATGCTCGACCCCGAGCGCACCTACATCGACGCCAGCGTCGACCTCGGCACCGACGTGACCTTGTTCCCGGGCACCATGCTGCAAGGCAGCACGGTCGTGGGGGCGGGCGCCGAGCTCGGCCCCGACGTGCGCCTGGTCGACTGCGTGGTGGGCGAGCGAGCGGTGGTCGAACAAGCTGTGGCCCGCCAGGCCGAGATCGGCGCCGACGCCCGGGTGGGGCCGTTCGCCGTGCTCTCGCCGGGAGCGCATGTGGCGCCCGGCACCGTCACCGGTCCATTCTTCGCAGCGGGCGACGAGGACGGGGATTGA
- a CDS encoding 50S ribosomal protein L25 — protein sequence MPDLTLTAELGRPIGSRSSGRLRVAGKIPGVVYGHGNDPVPVAVDARALRAVLNTEAGMNALITLEMDGSTQLAMAKDVQRHPVRNTVTHIDFLAISRDEVITTDVPVTLVGEATELMRADGVVDHQLFNLTVNAKPGSIPNVIEIDISGLKLGDTIRVSDVALPDGVTTDADPEAAIVVGQGAQVTEADLVTEADAEAAAVAAAEDAGAEGAGEGGGDAAAAGGGEGGEAGGE from the coding sequence ATGCCCGACCTCACTCTCACCGCCGAGCTGGGCCGTCCCATCGGCTCTCGCTCGTCCGGACGGCTTCGCGTCGCCGGGAAGATCCCGGGCGTGGTGTACGGGCACGGCAACGACCCGGTGCCGGTGGCGGTCGACGCCCGGGCGCTGCGGGCCGTCCTCAACACCGAGGCCGGCATGAACGCGCTGATCACCCTGGAGATGGACGGCAGCACGCAGTTGGCCATGGCCAAGGACGTGCAGCGCCACCCGGTGCGCAACACGGTGACGCACATCGACTTCCTGGCCATCAGCCGCGACGAGGTCATCACCACCGACGTCCCCGTCACGCTGGTGGGCGAGGCCACCGAGTTGATGCGGGCCGACGGCGTCGTCGACCACCAGCTGTTCAACCTCACCGTCAACGCCAAGCCGGGCAGCATCCCCAACGTCATCGAGATCGACATCAGCGGGCTCAAGCTGGGCGACACCATCCGGGTGAGCGACGTGGCGCTGCCCGACGGCGTGACCACCGACGCTGATCCCGAAGCCGCCATCGTGGTGGGCCAGGGCGCGCAGGTCACCGAGGCCGACCTGGTCACCGAGGCCGACGCCGAGGCGGCGGCCGTGGCTGCCGCCGAGGACGCGGGCGCCGAGGGTGCCGGCGAGGGCGGCGGCGATGCGGCTGCGGCCGGCGGCGGCGAGGGCGGCGAAGCCGGCGGGGAGTAG